One region of Purpureocillium takamizusanense chromosome 4, complete sequence genomic DNA includes:
- the SEC59 gene encoding dolichol kinase (EggNog:ENOG503NUCX~BUSCO:EOG09260LVD~COG:I~TransMembrane:15 (i160-180o192-213i234-251o257-273i280-299o311-332i344-362o368-389i539-561o633-653i665-680o686-702i731-753o773-790i811-830o)): MPDNLVAEPSTAPNLDDDHDSLRVLNRSPHPYHHQSAELPHPSERFVLYQETTAHRNGGALLSPTRFPALSNESSPASESGTEADDEHFLKGLPAPKAKLHKGLRGRNEVVSGASTPIPSPAILEKDETKALSRALAKEERAKRRALDLRRRNKVWVRRATEAGIVVTLGCMVASNPLVAPLVHVWCQDLELFGLLCGTLLAAYPVRAVAWAYRHRHPSQWIPFQIPLDFDPAPILYPPTITLLVFLLVSVNKPVAILPGMILAISSIPQALIPKLDYTASFDCLHWALSCLPLAWGPSKVNTMLAITDPLISVESLLLVYPLHQTLCIVLHHLTTTSLLTAELQLFSVALISTLLLAHSPQMQILKALLWVGGLGTLVSCGPVIRWGIALARVPRWRFRSGTSLPHQLWRDIRATLCWPAMKKGFWTLYNGEAGEGASDGNDSSDDGGSPAFERPRRHHTFGPNAEAGRAADGIDASSRNDHDAAFGALARRHTLSQLDRLERRNSMHTPSGRRKRATSISVLPYLQLTYEQAAIRKWIYALYVYVSMLAVILLAVRWHIQRYALSGEEPIGWGIGYAFGGIPWFRFQVVKANLERWICLPERWPADAAKQCGNGWVQHIRHDDFGEANTRLILTAYWLMIIVVGLVIVFRLKETYEVDTRRKVFHFMMVGMFLPATFVDPTYAALALALALAIFLILDLLRASQLPPLSKPIASFLAPYVDGRDFRGPVVISHIFLLIGCAIPLWLALAALPRTGSGYLAGWEIPTRDVGMVSGVVCVGLGDAAASLIGRRYGHRKWFWGGGKSLEGSAAFALAVFTGLEAATLWLRLGGWPEVTIASHHDTPVGALVGARNAAVCASMASLTEAVLTGGNDNVIVPVVLWTCVKSLGV; the protein is encoded by the exons ATGCCAGAtaacctcgtcgccgagccctcgacggctcccaacctcgacgacgatcaCGACAGCCTGCGCGTCCTGAACCGGTCGCCCCATCCGTACCACCACCAGAGCGCAGAGCTTCCCCATCCATCCGAGCGATTCGTCCTGTACCAAGAAACGACCGCGCATcgcaatggcggcgcgctgctgtcgccgacgcggtTTCCCGCTCTATCCAACGAGTCATCGCCTGCCAGTGAGAGCGGCAcagaggccgacgacgagcactTCCTCAAGGGGCTGCCCGCGCCCAAGGCGAAGCTGCACAAGGGGCTCAGGGGCCGCAACGAGGTCGTCTCCGGCGCGTCCACCCCGATTCCCTCGCCTGCCATCCTGGAGAAGGATGAGACCAAGGCTCTGAGCAGGGCCCTGGCAAAGGAAGAAAGGGCCAAGCGGCGAGCGCTGGacctgcggcgccgcaacAAGGTCTGGGTGCGCCGGGCCACCGaagccggcatcgtcgtgaCTCTGGGCTGCATGGTCGCCTCGAACCCTCTTGTCGCCCCGCTCGTTCACGTCTGGTGCCAAG ACCTTGAGCTATTCGGCCTTCTCTGCGGAACGTTGCTGGCTGCTTACCccgtgcgcgccgtcgcctgggcgtaccgccatcgccacccgTCGCAATGGATCCCGTTCCAGATTCCCCTTGACTTCGACCCGGCGCCTATACTATACCCGCCGACGATCACGCTACTCGTCTTCCTGCTAGTCTCCGTTAACAAGCCAGTGGCCATTCTCCCTGGCATGATTCTCGCCATATCCTCCATCCCACAAGCGTTGATACCCAAACTCGATTACACTGCATCCTTCGACTGTCTTCACTGGGCATTGTCATGCCTACCTCTAGCATGGGGGCCCTCCAAGGTGAACACGATGCTCGCCATCACGGACCCGCTCATATCTGTAGAATCTCTCCTTCTTGTGTACCCTTTGCACCAGACGCTGTGCATCGTACTTCATCATCTTACCACAACAAGTCTTCTAACGGCGGAGCTTCAGTTGTTTTCCGTGGCGCTGATATCGACTCTACTCCTGGCTCACTCGCCGCAAATGCAGATTCTCAAGGCCCTTCTCTGGGTTGGAGGCTTGGGAACCCTGGTCTCCTGCGGGCCAGTCATTCGATGGGGTATTGCCCTCGCTCGGGTTCCTAGGTGGCGCTTTCGCAGTGGTACCAGCCTCCCGCATCAGCTTTGGAGAGACATTCGTGCCACTCTTTGCTGGCCGGCCATGAAGAAAGGGTTTTGGACTCTCTATAatggggaggcgggcgagggggccTCCGACGGCAACGACTCGTCGGATGACGGTGGATCGCCAGCGTTTGAAAGACCAAGGAGACACCACACCTTTGGGCCAAACGCAGAGgccgggcgcgcggccgacggcatcgacgcgtCTTCCAGAAACGACCATGATGCAGCCTTTGGCGCATTGGCTCGAAGGCATACCCTGTCCCAGTTGGACAGGCTCGAACGCAGGAATTCGATGCACACGCCATCCGGTCGAAGGAAACGCGCAACGTCCATTTCGGTGCTGCCTTACCTGCAGTTGACGTACGAGCAAGCGGCTATACGGAAGTGGATCTACGCACTCTACGTCTACGTATCGATGCTGGCTGTCATCTTGCTAGCGGTTCGCTGGCACATACAAAGATACGCCCTCAGTGGTGAGGAGCCCATAGGCTGGGGCATTGGGTATGCCTTTGGAGGCATCCCGTGGTTCCGCTTCCAGGTCGTCAAAGCCAATCTCGAAAGGTGGATATGCCTGCCAGAGCGCTGGCCTGCGGACGCGGCGAAGCAGTGCGGAAACGGTTGGGTGCAGCACATCCGCCACGACGACTTTGGCGAGGCAAACACGCGGCTGATCCTCACGGCCTACTGGCTGAtgatcatcgtcgtcggcctaGTCATTGTGTTTCGGCTCAAGGAGACGTACGAGGTGGACACGAGGCGCAAGGTGTTCCACTTCATGATGGTGGGCATGTTCCTGCCAGCGACCTTTGTTGACCCGACATATGCTGCCCTGGCCTTGGCGCTGGCACTGGCCATCTTTCTGATTCTTGATCTTCTGAGGGCGagccagctgccgccactCTCGAAGCCCATCGCCTCCTTCCTGGCGCCCTACGTCGACGGCAGAGACTTTCGCGGGCCGGTTGTCATCTCGCACATTTTCCTCCTCATCGGCTGCGCCATCCCCCTCTGGCTCGCTCTCGCGGCCCTGCCCCGCACCGGGTCCGGCTACCTCGCAGGCTGGGAGATCCCGACCCGGGACGTGGGCATGGTGTCGGGTGTCGTATGCGTCGGGCTGGgggacgcggccgcctccctcaTCGGCCGCCGCTACGGCCACCGCAAGTGGttttggggcggcggcaagagcctcgagggcagcgccgcgttcgccctcgccgtcttcacgggcctcgaggccgccacccTGTGGCTCCGGCTCGGCGGGTGGCCCGAGGTGACGATCGCGTCTCACCACGACACGCCCGTAGgtgcgctcgtcggcgcgcgcaaCGCTGCGGTGTGCGCGTCCATGGCGAGCCTTACGGAGGCGGTCCTCAcgggcggcaacgacaaTGTCATCGTCCCGGTGGTGCTGTGGACGTGTGTCAAGAGCCTCGGCGTGTGA